A window of Candidatus Gracilibacteria bacterium genomic DNA:
CTGTACCTGGAGGTCAAACTAGAAGAGTTCCTTTTGGTATTTTAGCACCGATATCTCTATATTTTTTAGGATTTTTCAAAAAATCTACTACTTCTTGAAGTTCTTCTTTTTCCTCTTCAGCTCCAGCAACATCTTTAAATAATATTTTATTTTTAGATGTATCATACAATTTAGCTCGAGACTTTCAAAAAGTCATAGCATTATTTGCCATACCTCACATTCGTGAAATAAGAAACAATCCTATACCTAAGAATAATATTACAAGAAGTATCGTAGGAAGCATTTCTGCCCAGAACTTAGAACTCGTAAGATCCTTTACTTCTACATTTGTAGTAATATCAGTATTTTGAAGACCCAAATCTGAGAGTGAATCACGCTCTGGAAGAATTGCAGTTTGTACTCTTTGTTTCTCAACCCCATTTTCTGTTACAGTTCCACCAGAAAGAGTTGCTATGGCCTTATTACCGTCAATAAGTATTTCAGAATACTCAGAATTACTATAATTCTCTGAGAGTTCAGACAATGAAATATTTTCATTCACTTGAACCGTTCAGTTTTGAACAAAAGGAATAAGTGCTGCAAGAGCTACAGAGAGAACAATAAGTATGATGAACGGAGTATAATTGTTATTAGGTTTTTTTACTTTTTTAATTTTTTGGTTTTTTTCACTTTCATTTAAAGCATTCTTTTTAGCCATGTAATTGAGTTATTTATACAATATATGTGTCTTTTGCACTTTTAAATTATGCTGCATTATTGTATGGGAAAGGTATGTATTTGCAAATAGAAGTGATATAGATTTATTTCTGTATATATTGCGAAAATCAAAGTTTGTAAAAAATATTTCTTGAATACAATTTGTATAAATATAGAATAAAATAAATACAGTGGACCATTTAAAAATTAAAATTGAAAAACTCGAGTTTCAAGGAGAACCAGTCCTGCGAGATATTGAGCTTACGATAAATCAAAATGATAAAATATCTATCGTCTGACCAAATGGATCTGGGAAAACTACCTTTATGAAAACCGTTGTAGGAAATATCAAAAACTATGAGGGTTTTATTGAGAATGTCGGAAATATGACTCTATGATATCTCCATCAAGTTTATAGTGATAATGAAGAAAAGACAGTTCACGAGGAACTTAGAGAAGCGTTTACTCAAATACAGTCAATGGAACGTAAACTGAAAGAACTTGAGGAGAAAATGTCAGAAGACACATGAGTAATAGAAGAATATACCGACCTCCTAGAACAGTTTGGGAACATAGGATGATATGAGTTTGAAAACAAAATTCATCAAGTGAGCCAAGGTATTTGAGTTCTAGAACTTTTAGATAAAAAGCTCTCAGAAATATCTTGATGACAAAGAACGAAAGTAGCACTTGCAAAGGTATTACTAGAATCACCCGATATGCTCTTTCTAGATGAACCTACCAATTTTATAGACATGAGCTCTGTTGAATGGCTTGAGAGCTATCTGCAGAACAAATGGAATGGTTGATATGTGATTATTTCTCATGATAGAGAGTTTCTTGATAAAACTTGTACTAAAACTCTGGAAATACAACCAGGTCGACCAAGTACCATGTATCATTCTGGCTACAGTGATTATGTAATTGAAAGAGAAAAAGTAGAAAAAATTAGAATGGATGACTGGGGACGACAACAAGATTATATTGGAAAACAAGAGCAACTCATAAATAGATTTCGAGCAGGTTCAAGAGCAGGTTGGGCAAAAAGTCGAGAAAAAATGATTGAAAAAATTGAGAAGTTAGAAAAACCTTTTATTCCTCAAAAACCAAACTTCTTCTTTGAATATTCTGGAGAATCTCCTGAAAAATTGGTAAGTTACAAAGAAGCATTTATT
This region includes:
- a CDS encoding ABC-F family ATP-binding cassette domain-containing protein, which encodes MDHLKIKIEKLEFQGEPVLRDIELTINQNDKISIVGPNGSGKTTFMKTVVGNIKNYEGFIENVGNMTLGYLHQVYSDNEEKTVHEELREAFTQIQSMERKLKELEEKMSEDTGVIEEYTDLLEQFGNIGGYEFENKIHQVSQGIGVLELLDKKLSEISGGQRTKVALAKVLLESPDMLFLDEPTNFIDMSSVEWLESYLQNKWNGGYVIISHDREFLDKTCTKTLEIQPGRPSTMYHSGYSDYVIEREKVEKIRMDDWGRQQDYIGKQEQLINRFRAGSRAGWAKSREKMIEKIEKLEKPFIPQKPNFFFEYSGESPEKLVSYKEAFIGRSESLFFINEITLHKGMRVGVVGENGVGKSTFIKTILGQIPLLDGYQSIGKASEILYYSQMHEELYKDLTMRENFHKHGVNYPDEHLIGLIKHYLFEKTDLDKKVSELSGGQTSKLLFAILGQKSSNLLIFDEPTNHLDYDTRESLEESLRAYKGTILFISHDRYFVNKLATHIWFIHDGELSISYGNYEDYRFKIEHKLDMDMHLFDEQAELNLVLEEKLGEKEFKRLKNKFSRDKKRRR